Proteins from one Mercurialis annua linkage group LG7, ddMerAnnu1.2, whole genome shotgun sequence genomic window:
- the LOC126655631 gene encoding probable E3 ubiquitin-protein ligase ARI8: MDSEDEFDMQDAAAESAEDDFYSGGDDAFDSDDADVADYEFIDNDSDDSDDLISHRHQQNYTVLSETDIHRRQEDDVMRIATVLSISKVSATILLRYYNWSVSKVHDEWFADEEKVRKAVGLLEKQVVEFPDGTEMTCGICFEAYHSDKLRAAACGHPFCSSCWQGYISTAINDGPGCLMLRCPDPSCSASVGQDMVDESASNEDKEKYIRYFTRSYIEDNRKTKWCPAPGCDYAVDFIVGSGSYDVTCGCSYSFCWNCTEEAHRPVDCGTVAKWILKNSAESENMNWILANSKPCPKCKRPIEKNQGCMHITCTPPCKFEFCWLCLGAWSDHGERTGGFYACNRYETAKQEGVYDESEKRREMAKNSLERYTHYYERWATNQSSRQKALADLQQMQTVHLEKLSDIQCQPESQLKFITEAWLQIVECRRVLKWTYAYGYYLPEHDHGKRQFFEYLQGEAESGLERLHQCAEKELQVYLTAEGPSKDFNEFRTKLAGLTSVTRNYFENLVRALENGLSDVDSHGACSRTGSSKSLGGSSRGRGGRGKGSTSRSSGPSRNIDDPGHWSCEHCTFANLKNATLCAMCQRRR, encoded by the exons ATGGACTCGGAGGATGAGTTTGATATGCAAGACGCCGCCGCTGAATCCGCCGAGGACGATTTCTACAGCGGCGGAGATGACGCCTTTGACAGCGATGACGCCGATGTTGCTGATTATGAATTCATCGATAACGATTCCGATGATTCTGATGACCTCATTTCTCATCGCCATCAG CAAAACTATACGGTTTTGAGTGAGACGGATATTCACCGGCGTCAAGAAGATGATGTTATGAGGATAGCTACTGTACTTTCCATCTCAAAGGTTTCAGCTACGATTTTGCTCCGTTATTATAACTG GAGCGTCAGTAAAGTGCATGATGAATGGTTTGCCGATGAAGAAAAGGTTCGTAAGGCTGTTGGCTTATTGGAGAAGCAAGTCGTTGAGTTTCCTGATGGTACAGAA ATGACTTGCGGAATTTGTTTTGAAGCCTATCATAGCGATAAGCTGCGTGCTGCTGCTTGTGGTCATCCATTTTGTAGTTCATGTTGGCAAG GATACATTAGCACAGCCATTAATGATGGTCCGGGATGTTTGATGTTGCGCTGTCCTGATCCATCTTGCTCTGCCTCTGTTGGTCAAGATATGGTTGATGAATCGGCTTCTAATGAAGACAAAGAAAAATATATCCGCTACTTCACTAGATCCTACATTGAGGACAATAGAAAG ACCAAATGGTGCCCTGCTCCAGGATGTGATTATGCTGTGGATTTTATTGTTGGCAGCGGAAGCTATGACGTCACTTGTGGCTGTTCATATAGCTTTTGCTGGAAT TGTACTGAGGAAGCTCACCGTCCTGTTGATTGTGGCACTGTTGCAAAGTGGATACTGAAGAATAGTGCAGAGTCCGAAAATATGAATTG GATATTGGCTAATTCCAAACCTTGCCCAAAGTGTAAGCGACCAATTGAGAAAAACCAAGGCTGTATGCATATTACCTGCACACCACCCTGTAAATTTGAGTTTTGCTG GCTTTGCCTTGGTGCATGGTCGGATCATGGAGAGAGGACTGGCGGTTTTTATGCATGTAACCGATATGAGACAGCAAAGCAAGAGGGAGTG TATGACGAATCCGAGAAGCGGAgagaaatggcaaaaaactctCTAGAGAGGTATACTCATTATTACGAGCGATGGGCAACCAACCAATCA TCTAGGCAAAAGGCTTTGGCAGACCTACAGCAAATGCAAACTGTGCAT CTTGAGAAGCTGAGTGACATACAGTGTCAACCTGAGTCACAGCTGAAGTTTATAACAGAGGCCTGGCTACAG ATAGTTGAATGCAGGCGGGTTTTGAAATGGACTTATGCATATGGATACTATTTACCTGAGCATGACCATGGCAAGAGACAGTTCTTTGAGTACTTGCAAG GTGAGGCGGAGTCTGGGTTGGAACGTCTCCATCAATGTGCAGAGAAGGAGCTCCAAGTTTATCTCACTGCAGAGGGACCATCAAAGGATTTTAACGAGTTCCGCACCAAACTTGCTGGACTGACCAG TGTGACTAGGAATTATTTTGAGAACTTAGTCCGGGCTTTAGAGAACGGTTTATCAGACGTGGACTCTCACGGGGCCTGCAGCAGGACCGGTAGCTCAAAGAGCTTGGGTGGGAGCAGCAGAGGTAGAGGCGGAAGAGGCAAGGGCTCAACATCTAGGTCAAGTGGCCCTAGCAGAAACATTGACGATCCCGGCCACTGGTCATGTGAGCATTGCACGTTTGCTAACTTGAAGAATGCCACCCTTTGCGCTATGTGCCAGCGTCGTCGTTAA
- the LOC126655862 gene encoding uncharacterized protein LOC126655862, translated as MANAPPQPPSEPITMDGSSIDVALSSSSHLTHEELVTRRSRRLKQLSKIYRTHYWALMEELRTKYKEYYWKYGKSPFKENNNNNKNNGFGDLNNGKLGFDDQLGIRKCEVNGCEETPMALTKFCYSHILLDSEQKLYKGCTFVAKSVQGRRVLCGKIVLSSIVPALCPPHFQKAETYMAQALRKAGLNVSSPSVVAPKLHVIVREFVHQIQTKRRAARKENIAKVQMNGDIAL; from the exons ATGGCCAACGCGCCACCGCAACCTCCATCGGAGCCGATAACAATGGACGGCTCATCAATAGACGTCGCACTGTCATCATCGTCCCATTTAACTCACGAAGAACTCGTGACTCGCCGATCCCGCAGACTGAAGCAACTCAGTAAGATTTACAGAACTCACTACTGGGCATTAATGGAGGAGCTTAGAACTAAGTATAAGGAGTATTATTGGAAGTATGGTAAAAGCCCTTTCaaagagaataataataataataaaaataatggtTTTGGGGATTTGAATAATGGGAAATTAGGGTTTGATGATCAATTAGGGATTAGGAAATGCGAGGTTAATGGGTGTGAAGAGACACCAATGGCATTGACGAAATTTTGTTATTCTCATATTCTTCTTGATTCTGAACAAAAATTGTATAAAGGCTGCACTTTCGTCGCTAAAAG TGTACAGGGAAGGCGTGTCCTCTGTGGGAAGATAGTGTTGAGCTCAATTGTCCCTGCTCTCTGTCCGCCTCATTTTCAAAAGGCTGAAACGTATATGGCACAAGCTCTGAGAAAAGCAGGGCTGAATGTCTCTTCACCGAGTGTGGTTGCTCCGAAGCTACATGTGATTGTCAGAGAATTTGTGCACCAAATCCAGACCAAAAGGAGAGCTGCGCGAAAAGAAAATATTGCTAAAGTTCAGATGAATGGGGATATAGCTTTATAA
- the LOC126655861 gene encoding uncharacterized protein LOC126655861, with protein sequence MRKRKVVHDDNIIIDLDCSSGDSVVQPSKQRSRRKRIVKQPDKAKGKLNSTVFDFHFKYLWSNFPEEKRTIFTYFECIWFYYYMTASSNENVLTWIRDKHIFSKKYVIVPIVYWSHWNLLILCNFGESLDSVNETPCMLLLDSLQKAGPRRLEPAIRRFVLDIFRSEGRPESKKAISKIPLLVPKVPQQRNSVDCGNYVLYFINLFVNEAPPNFSMKDYPYFMKDDWFDLEGFAHFCEKLKPLEGV encoded by the exons atgagaaaaagaaaagttgtCCATGATGATAATATCATCATAGATCTCGACTGTTCTTCAG GGGACAGTGTAGTTCAGCCTTCCAAACAGCGTAGTCGAAGAAAGAGGATTGTTAAACAACCGGATAAAGCGAAGGGAAAGCTGAACTCTACAGTATTTGACTTCCACTTTAA ATATTTGTGGAGCAACTTCCCGGAAGAAAAGAGGACGATCTTCACATACTTTGAATGCATATGGTTTTATTACTACATGACTGCATCGTCAAATGAAAATGTGCTCACTTGGATCAGGGATAAGCACATTTTTTCAAAGAAATATGTTATTGTTCCCATTGTTTACTG GAGCCATTGGAACCTCTTGATCTTATGCAACTTTGGTGAGAGTTTAGATTCGGTGAACGAAACTCCTTGTATGCTGTTACTGGACTCGCTTCAAAAGGCAGGGCCAAGGAGGCTTGAACCAGCAATAAGGAG GTTTGTATTGGATATTTTCAGATCTGAGGGTAGGCCTGAAAGTAAGAAGGCAATTTCAAAGATTCCGTTGTTGGTGCCCAAG GTGCCGCAACAGAGAAACAGTGTCGACTGTGGTAACTATGTTCTTTACTTCATAAATTTGTTTGTGAACGAAGCTCCTCCGAACTTTAGCATGAAGGATTACCCTTATTTT ATGAAAGATGACTGGTTTGATCTTGAAGGTTTTGCACACTTTTGTGAGAAACTGAAACCCCTCGAGGGGGTATAA
- the LOC126655859 gene encoding CMP-sialic acid transporter 2-like isoform X3, with the protein MIECTVCHSQISPPSTASSKSIVRAYDRHKNEVSSKTRALNILLVLGDCIFVGLQPVLVYMSKVDGQFNFSPVSVNFLTDAAKVVFALLMLCIQARCKKTGGKPLLSVSTFIQAARNNVLLAVPAFLYAINNYLKFIMQLYFNPATVKMLSNLKVLVIAVLLKTIMKRQFSIIQWEALALLLIGISVNQLRYLPEGSNAMSLSVATGAYLYTLIFVTVPSLASVYNEYAMKSQFETSIYLQNLFLCGYGAIFNFLAILVTAIFKDTILKKYSSTVATIFTAIASAALFGHTLTMNFVLGISIVFISMHQFFSPLSKVKDEEPNGGLETMDGRNNRRSKDAAFINMTVGANEDASHRVEHDDKAPLLPV; encoded by the exons ATGATAGAATGCACCGTCTGTCACTCACAAATATCACCGCCGTCGACAGCCAGCTCAAAATCCATTGTAAGAGCATATGATAGACataaaaatgaagtttcttCCAAAACGAGAGCACTTAACATTCTATTAGTTCTCGGAGATTGCATCTTCGTTGGTCTTCag CCTGTGTTGGTTTATATGTCAAAAGTGGATGGGCAATTCAATTTTAGTCCTGTTAGTGTGAATTTCTTGACTGATGCTGCTAAAGTTGTTTTTGCTCTTCTCATGCTCTGTATCCAG GCCAGATGTAAAAAGACCGGGGGCAAACCTCTTCTCTCTGTTTCTACCTTTATACAG GCTGCTAGAAACAATGTGCTTCTTGCTGTTCCAGCTTTCCTCTATGCTATTAATAACTATTTGAAGTTTATTATGCAG CTGTACTTCAATCCTGCAACAGTGAAGATGCTAAGCAATTTGAAG GTTTTGGTAATCGCTGTCTTGTTGAAAACAATTATGAAGCGACAATTTTCAATCATTCAG TGGGAGGCTCTTGCTTTATTGCTCATTGGAATTAGTGTGAATCAGCTGCGATATCTACCTGAGGGTTCCAACGCCATGAGTCTCTCAGTTGCAACAGGGGCATACTTGTATACCCTAATTTTT GTGACTGTTCCATCATTAGCTTCAGTCTACAATGAGTATGCTATGAAGAGTCAATTTGAGACCAGCATTTACCTTCAG AACCTCTTTCTTTGTGGTTATGGTGCAATATTTAACTTCCTAGCTATCCTAGTAACTGCCATTTTCAAAG ACACAATTTTGAAGAAGTACTCATCGACTGTAGCAACAATTTTTACCGCAATAGCATCCGCTGCACTTTTTGGCCACACCCTGACTATGAATTTTGTTTTAGGAATCTCTATTGTGTTCATCTCCATGCACCAG TTTTTTTCACCACTTTCAAAGGTTAAGGACGAAGAACCAAATGGCGGTTTAGAGACGATGGATGGTCGAAACAATCGCAG GTCTAAAGATGCAGCCTTCATAAATATGACGGTTGGAGCAAATGAGGAT GCTAGTCACCGAGTTGAACATGACGATAAAGCTCCGCTCCTTCCTGTCTAA
- the LOC126655860 gene encoding phosphoglycolate phosphatase 1A, chloroplastic-like has product MLSRRALASSSVLAPAIVSSSIPKFLGLKKISFNSYSSPNIKWSLHFKLNYSKSRSISRMETRASAQPLKNADELIDSVETFIFDCDGVIWKGDKLIDGVPATLDMLRSRGKRLVFVTNNSTKSRKQYGKKFETLGLTVNEEEIFASSFAAAAYLKSIDFPKEKKVYVIGEEGILKELDLAGFQYIGGPGDGDKKIELKPGFLMEHDKDVGAVVVGFDRYFNYYKVQYGTLCVRENPGCLFIATNRDAVTHLTDAQEWAGGGSMVGALVGSTQREPLVVGKPSTFMMDYLADEFGILKSQICMVGDRLDTDILFGQNGGCKTLLVLSGVTSLSMLQSPNNSIQPDFYTNKISDFLSLKAATV; this is encoded by the exons ATGCTAAGCAGAAGAGCTCTAGCCTCTTCCTCAGTATTAGCACCAGCTATTGTTTCCTCATCCATTCCCAAATTCTTGGgccttaaaaaaatttcatttaattcatactCCTCACCAAATATCAAATGGAGCCTTCATTTTAAGCTAAATTATAGTAAAAGTAGAAGTATTTCAAGAATGGAGACTAGAGCCTCTGCTCAGCCTTTGAAGAATGCTGATGAGCTTATTGACTCTGTTGAGACTTTTATCTTTGATTGTGATG GTGTTATATGGAAAGGAGATAAATTGATTGATGGAGTCCCTGCAACTCTTGATATGCTTCGTTCAAGG GGCAAAAGATTGGTTTTTGTAACTAATAACTCCACAAAGTCCAGGAAACAATATGGTAAGAAGTTTGAGACACTTGGTCTAACAGTCAATGAG GAGGAGATTTTCGCATCATCTTTTGCAGCTGCTGCGTATTTGAAGTCGATTGATTTCCCAAAAGAGAAAAAG GTTTATGTAATAGGCGAAGAAGGAATCTTGAAGGAGCTTGATCTAGCTGGATTTCAGTACATTGGTGGACCA GGAGATGGTGATAAAAAGATTGAATTGAAACCTGGGTTTCTGATGGAGCATGATAAGGAT GTTGGCGCAGTTGTGGTTGGATTTGATCGTTATTTCAACTACTACAAAGTCCAGTATGGAACGCTATGCGTGAGGGAAAATCCTGGATGTCTCTTCATTGCTACAAATCGTGATGCTGTCACTCATCTCACGGATGCTCAGGAATGGGCAG GTGGTGGTTCCATGGTTGGTGCTCTCGTTGGATCAACTCAGCGGGAACCTCTGGTTGTGGGAAAGCCCTCGACTTTCATGATGGATTATTTAGCAGACGA ATTTGGGATTCTCAAGTCACAGATATGCATGGTCGGGGATCGATTAGATACTGATATTCTGTTCGGACAAAATGGCGGTTGCAAAACTCTTCTCGTTCTCTCAG GTGTGACTTCCTTGTCAATGCTTCAGAGCCCTAACAACTCCATTCAACCAGACTTCTACACAAACAAAATTTCTGATTTTCTTTCTCTGAAAGCTGCAACTGTATGA
- the LOC126655859 gene encoding CMP-sialic acid transporter 4-like isoform X2: MIECTVCHSQISPPSTASSKSIVRAYDRHKNEVSSKTRALNILLVLGDCIFVGLQPVLVYMSKVDGQFNFSPVSVNFLTDAAKVVFALLMLCIQARCKKTGGKPLLSVSTFIQAARNNVLLAVPAFLYAINNYLKFIMQLYFNPATVKMLSNLKVLVIAVLLKTIMKRQFSIIQWEALALLLIGISVNQLRYLPEGSNAMSLSVATGAYLYTLIFVTVPSLASVYNEYAMKSQFETSIYLQNLFLCGYGAIFNFLAILVTAIFKGSSSLDILQGHSKATMLLICNNAAQGILSSFFFKYADTILKKYSSTVATIFTAIASAALFGHTLTMNFVLGISIVFISMHQFFSPLSKVKDEEPNGGLETMDGRNNRRLLLSSCFHPFLISNNPLIMLSYVCPAV, encoded by the exons ATGATAGAATGCACCGTCTGTCACTCACAAATATCACCGCCGTCGACAGCCAGCTCAAAATCCATTGTAAGAGCATATGATAGACataaaaatgaagtttcttCCAAAACGAGAGCACTTAACATTCTATTAGTTCTCGGAGATTGCATCTTCGTTGGTCTTCag CCTGTGTTGGTTTATATGTCAAAAGTGGATGGGCAATTCAATTTTAGTCCTGTTAGTGTGAATTTCTTGACTGATGCTGCTAAAGTTGTTTTTGCTCTTCTCATGCTCTGTATCCAG GCCAGATGTAAAAAGACCGGGGGCAAACCTCTTCTCTCTGTTTCTACCTTTATACAG GCTGCTAGAAACAATGTGCTTCTTGCTGTTCCAGCTTTCCTCTATGCTATTAATAACTATTTGAAGTTTATTATGCAG CTGTACTTCAATCCTGCAACAGTGAAGATGCTAAGCAATTTGAAG GTTTTGGTAATCGCTGTCTTGTTGAAAACAATTATGAAGCGACAATTTTCAATCATTCAG TGGGAGGCTCTTGCTTTATTGCTCATTGGAATTAGTGTGAATCAGCTGCGATATCTACCTGAGGGTTCCAACGCCATGAGTCTCTCAGTTGCAACAGGGGCATACTTGTATACCCTAATTTTT GTGACTGTTCCATCATTAGCTTCAGTCTACAATGAGTATGCTATGAAGAGTCAATTTGAGACCAGCATTTACCTTCAG AACCTCTTTCTTTGTGGTTATGGTGCAATATTTAACTTCCTAGCTATCCTAGTAACTGCCATTTTCAAAG GATCTAGCAGCTTGGATATCCTGCAAGGACACTCAAAGGCTACCATGCTTTTGATATGCAACAATGCAGCACAAGGAATATTATCTTCGTTCTTTTTTAAATATGCAG ACACAATTTTGAAGAAGTACTCATCGACTGTAGCAACAATTTTTACCGCAATAGCATCCGCTGCACTTTTTGGCCACACCCTGACTATGAATTTTGTTTTAGGAATCTCTATTGTGTTCATCTCCATGCACCAG TTTTTTTCACCACTTTCAAAGGTTAAGGACGAAGAACCAAATGGCGGTTTAGAGACGATGGATGGTCGAAACAATCGCAGGTTACTGCTGTCTTCTTGCTTCCATCCATTTCTCATTTCAAACAATCCCCTGATTATGTTGTCTTATGTGTGTCCTGCA GTCTAA
- the LOC126655859 gene encoding CMP-sialic acid transporter 2-like isoform X1: protein MIECTVCHSQISPPSTASSKSIVRAYDRHKNEVSSKTRALNILLVLGDCIFVGLQPVLVYMSKVDGQFNFSPVSVNFLTDAAKVVFALLMLCIQARCKKTGGKPLLSVSTFIQAARNNVLLAVPAFLYAINNYLKFIMQLYFNPATVKMLSNLKVLVIAVLLKTIMKRQFSIIQWEALALLLIGISVNQLRYLPEGSNAMSLSVATGAYLYTLIFVTVPSLASVYNEYAMKSQFETSIYLQNLFLCGYGAIFNFLAILVTAIFKGSSSLDILQGHSKATMLLICNNAAQGILSSFFFKYADTILKKYSSTVATIFTAIASAALFGHTLTMNFVLGISIVFISMHQFFSPLSKVKDEEPNGGLETMDGRNNRRSKDAAFINMTVGANEDASHRVEHDDKAPLLPV, encoded by the exons ATGATAGAATGCACCGTCTGTCACTCACAAATATCACCGCCGTCGACAGCCAGCTCAAAATCCATTGTAAGAGCATATGATAGACataaaaatgaagtttcttCCAAAACGAGAGCACTTAACATTCTATTAGTTCTCGGAGATTGCATCTTCGTTGGTCTTCag CCTGTGTTGGTTTATATGTCAAAAGTGGATGGGCAATTCAATTTTAGTCCTGTTAGTGTGAATTTCTTGACTGATGCTGCTAAAGTTGTTTTTGCTCTTCTCATGCTCTGTATCCAG GCCAGATGTAAAAAGACCGGGGGCAAACCTCTTCTCTCTGTTTCTACCTTTATACAG GCTGCTAGAAACAATGTGCTTCTTGCTGTTCCAGCTTTCCTCTATGCTATTAATAACTATTTGAAGTTTATTATGCAG CTGTACTTCAATCCTGCAACAGTGAAGATGCTAAGCAATTTGAAG GTTTTGGTAATCGCTGTCTTGTTGAAAACAATTATGAAGCGACAATTTTCAATCATTCAG TGGGAGGCTCTTGCTTTATTGCTCATTGGAATTAGTGTGAATCAGCTGCGATATCTACCTGAGGGTTCCAACGCCATGAGTCTCTCAGTTGCAACAGGGGCATACTTGTATACCCTAATTTTT GTGACTGTTCCATCATTAGCTTCAGTCTACAATGAGTATGCTATGAAGAGTCAATTTGAGACCAGCATTTACCTTCAG AACCTCTTTCTTTGTGGTTATGGTGCAATATTTAACTTCCTAGCTATCCTAGTAACTGCCATTTTCAAAG GATCTAGCAGCTTGGATATCCTGCAAGGACACTCAAAGGCTACCATGCTTTTGATATGCAACAATGCAGCACAAGGAATATTATCTTCGTTCTTTTTTAAATATGCAG ACACAATTTTGAAGAAGTACTCATCGACTGTAGCAACAATTTTTACCGCAATAGCATCCGCTGCACTTTTTGGCCACACCCTGACTATGAATTTTGTTTTAGGAATCTCTATTGTGTTCATCTCCATGCACCAG TTTTTTTCACCACTTTCAAAGGTTAAGGACGAAGAACCAAATGGCGGTTTAGAGACGATGGATGGTCGAAACAATCGCAG GTCTAAAGATGCAGCCTTCATAAATATGACGGTTGGAGCAAATGAGGAT GCTAGTCACCGAGTTGAACATGACGATAAAGCTCCGCTCCTTCCTGTCTAA